In the Candidatus Dechloromonas phosphoritropha genome, ACTGATTTTTCCGTGGCCATCGCCGGGGCCGAGCTGCTAATCATTGCCACGCCGATTGCCGGCCTGCGTCCGACCGTAGAGCGTTTGAAGGCTTTGAATAGCGCGCTGCCGGTGCTCTGGGTGTGCAAGGGGTTTGAAGCGGATACCGGCAAACTGCCGCATCAGGTGGTTGTCGAGGTGCTGGGGGCGAACGCCGTCTGCGGCGCCTTGTCCGGGCCGAGCTTTGCCGAGGAAGTCGCCGCCGGACAGCCGACCGCCGTGACGCTGGCGGCCAACGATCACCAGTTCGCCGTGGATACCGCACGGCAGTTGCATTCCCGGCGTCTGCGCGTCTATGCCAATGACGATCTGGTCGGCGTCGAGGTCGGCGGGGCGGTCAAGAACGTGCTGGCCATCGCTACCGGCGTTTGCGACGGGCTCGGGCTCGGACTCAACTCGCGTGCCGCGCTGATGACGCGCGGACTGGCGGAAATTGCCCGCCTCGGCGTCGCGCTCGGCGCCCACCGCGACACCTTCATGGGTCTTGCCGGCATGGGCGACCTGATCCTGACCTGTACCGGCGACTTGTCACGCAATCGCCGCGTCGGTCTGGCGCTCGCCCAGAACAAGTCACTGCCGCAGATCCTGAAGGAACTCGGGCATGTCGCCGAAGGTGTTTATACCGCGCGCGAAGTGGTGCGCCTGGCGAACGAACTGGCGGTCGACATGCCGATTTCCAAGGTCATCGCCGCCGTGCTTGATGGCAGCGTCAGCGCCGGCGAGGCGCTGGAACTGCTGATGGCGCGTGATCCGAAGGAAGAGGCGGTTTAGACCGTTACGGTAGCCGTCCGGCGGCCACCATTTTTGCCTTGAGGATGCTCGGGGGTATCCAGACCACTAGGTCGTCAAAGGTGTCGGTGGGTGTGTGCGAGATGAAGGTCATTGTGGCGTTGGAATTCTCCAGTTCGTCGCCGGTGGCACCGGGCAACTGGTTGCCGCCGGTCTGCCAGGCGCCGGCCGCCCGGCTGCCATGGCTGACGATGACTGCAGGTAAATCCGCGGCAATGGTGCTGCCGGCGGTGCTTTCCTTTACGTCTGCATTACCAATGTCGGTAAGCGTGAAGCTTGCTAAGGCTTCAGGTAACTTGGACTTGGTAAAAGTGCTGCTGGCGGTATAGGTGAAACGGTTTCCCCACGGATCGGTTTCGGGTAACCCAAGTGTTTTCCAAGGCAGAACCCCGTGCTGTAGCAGGCCATCACATGGCGGAGTAAGTGCCTTGCCGGCGTCGTCATCGGTGTTCGGTAAGTTTGCTTTTGCCGGGCAGGGCAGGCGGCCATTGGCCATCGCAAATCCCAGCAGTGCCTCCCGGATATTCTCCAGTTGGCGCTGGGCATCGACGTTTTCCGCTGCGTTGCGTTGCGCCGCAATGCCGAGCAGCAGTCCGCTGGTCAGCAGCGCGACGATGACCAGCACGATGGCCAGTTCGACCAGCGAGAAGCCGTTGTTTCTGCAAGGAAGCTGGGATGGATGCAAGTTGCTGGGTCCGAATGCGGGTCAGTAGGCTAGCCGGTCGTTGAATATAGCCGACACTGGCTGGCTGGAGAATGCGGTTGGGGTTGGTGGTGGATTTTGTGCATTCCCATCGCGGCCCCCAGGGGTGCTGGTGGCGCCAGGGGTGGCAGGGGCGTTGCTGTCGGCATTGATTCCCTCTAGGAAGTGAGTCGCTTTTCGTGTGCTGCGGGTTGGATCTTGACCTGTCAATGCCTTCCCGGCACTGATGACAACCACGCGATACGTCGTGCCACTCCCGTTGACGGTAAGTTTACCGACAGCCGGGCGCACGCGGTCGCTGATCTGGTAGAAGAACAGGTTGGCCCACTGGTTTGCCACCCACCAGGTGTCGCTACCGGTTGATGGTTTGAGGAGGGAGCAGGCGCTGCCATACCAGACCGTGGGGGTGACCGCGTCTGCCTGACTGGTTTCCAGAAGTGACTCCAGTTTGCCTGCTGCACTGAGCGTGTTGGCAAGCTTAGTTTGCGTGTCGGCCAGAGCGTCTTGAGCAGCGGATTGTTTGGTGGCATCGCTTGGCGCCCTGATGTAGGCCTCGAGCGCGCTTGCCGTCCCGGTGCCGCCGTCGATGCTGTCAAGAAGCTTTCGTGACGCGGTATAGGCCGAGGTATCGCTGTCCCCGGATGCCCATGTGCTTTTCCGGGACAGTCGCGCAATATCTGCAGCGTCGGCTTCGCTTACGCCAGCCCAGTAGATTACCGCTTTGGCCGGGGTTCGGAGCGCAAGCGCGGCCGTGCGCGTTCCCGGTGCGGTCTGTCCCGAGGCGCTCAGTGTTTCAGCAGCGTTCTTAAGGGATTCCTGCGCAATATTGTCGCCATTGTTGATCATTGCCGCAGCCAGCGTGTTTAGCCGAGTGACCGTTGTCGCCGCTGTTGATTGGATGAGGGAGAAATTGCTTGCCGCCTGCGCCGCAGCAAGCGCGTCATCGAGTGCCGAGAGACTGATGGATCGAGCGGAAACCACCGTGCTGGAAGCTGTCGCAATGGTGGCGACAAGTGTGCGCGAGGCGTCGAGAACCGGAGTTAGCGCCACCGCCGATTCCTTGTCTGGGTTTTGGGAAAATACGGACAGCGCCGCCGCGATTTGCTCGGCGCGGAAGCTGATTTCATTGCCGTCGATGTTAACCCGATTGGCCAGAACTGTTGTGTAGAGCGTGGTATTGGCATCGTACAAGGCTGTGGCGGACGCTAACGCCTGGTTTACCAGGGTGGCATCATCAGGCTGGCCCTTGGCGGTTTTGGCATCGACGGATGCGGCCTCTGCGCTCAGCAAATCTGTGTTGAGTAAATTGGCAAGGCCGGGATTCGGTGTACTGCTGTAGGCGAATAATTTGTTTGCAAAGACATTGAGTTGGGTTTGCAGCGCGCCCAGTGCTTTGGTCTTGGTCACTGTCGTGGTCGCTGCGACGGCTGCATCTATTTTTGCCTTGAGGGTCGCATTCTGGAGTTGAAGTTCCATCAGGAACGGGTCCAGCCCCATGTTCGCGAGCGATTCCCTGAATGCGGCAAGACTGGGGAGGGCGGCCCCTACTGCCGCAGGCACGGTGGCCAGCGTGCTGGTGGTTGTTGCGACGATCGCGTTATCGAGGGTTGCAAATTGCTCATCGGCTCCCTTGGCTTTCGCCTCAAGATCGGCCGCCGCGATGTAGAGCCTGTCGTAAAGCGCGCGGGCATAGGCAGCCAGGTTGCTGATCTGTTGAACCGCGGCGAGTTGGTCGGTTGCGGTCGACACGGAATTCAGAGCGATTTCCGCTGCCTTGAGATCGCCGGTCGATTTCTTCAGAGCCTCATCCGGGTTGCCGCCTGGTTGCGTGGCGGGAATCATCCCGAACAGGCTACCGGTTACGCCTTTGAATGTGTTGTTTGATAGTGGTGCTGGCCACGGATAGGTATGGCTTGTGTTGTCAGGGCTTGCAGCGTGCCCTTCAAGGCAGGCTTTTACCTCGTTGGCAACCCGTTTCTCGACGGCCGCCATCAGTTCCTGGCGGGTCACCGGCATAATGACATCGTTATCGTCTGGATTGTTTGGTTGGTACGAATACGAATAGAAGTAATCGTCGCCATCCGCGTTACGTGTATCCATCTGCCCACGTGTGGCGATAATCAGGGCCACCACATCGTTACTGTCCGCGCCTGCTGGAACATCCAGCCGGAGCGAGGTGACGGTGTCGCTGTTCAGGGGAGGTCTTGCCCGGTCGCCACCAAACATGGGTGATACGACATAGCGGAACAACATACCCTGATCGTCACTGGTTTCTTTTATATCAAGTGTTTTCCAGGGTAGCCAGCCTACGTAGGCATCACAGTCATCACGAGAGAGCAGGGGAGATACGCCATTACCGATCAGGTCGGGGCAGAGAAGCCGGCCGGGACGCTTGTTGTCGGTGACGGCATAGCCAATCAAGGCTTCCTTGGCCTGGGCGAGGCGCAGCAGAAGCTTTTGATCCTGTTGGGTCCGGCTAGCGTTGACATTGGCGCTGCGGTAGAAGGCATAGGCGCCGGCCATGATCAGCAGGACAAGCAGAGCGATAAGCGCGATACCCGACTGGTTGCGGATACGGCGCGCGTCGTGCTTCATGGTTTGGGTGGCTTGCGTTTGATGACGATCGTGCCGCCGCCGAGCAGGCTGTCGTGTTCGCCGGTGGTTGGGTGATAGGTGTCGCCGGCGGGAACGCCTGGGCCGCGGCCACCCGCCGTCTGCGCTTCGCCGTTGATCCAGCGCGTGTTCTTGCCGCTGCTGCGGCGTACCTCGCCGTTGAACGTATAGCTCGCATCGCCATCGAGGCCGCTCGGGCGCTGGCTGATTCCGAGCAGGCGCTCGCGGTCGAGCGCCGCGCGCTGCTGTGGGGTGAAGAACAGGCGGCCCGGCGGTTCGCCCTGTGGCCAAGCCGGCACAGCGGCGAGAGCCAGCAGGAGAACCGGCAGATGGCGTCTTCTCATGGCTGTTTGGTCCCGCTGGCGCGGCGCAGGGTGATCCACTCCATCGTGCATTCGCCGATCAGTTGCGCGGCATCCCTGGCGGCCGGGTTTGCCCCAGGCAGGCGGGAAAGCTTGCAGCCGCGCAAGACGACCAGCGCCTTGGCTTCCTTCTGTAACTGCCCGACAAAGTTGAGCAGATCTTCCTCATGCAGCACCCGCAACTGGATCTTCAACTGGCTGCTGTGATAGGCGTAGTCGGCCCCGGCAACGCTTTCAAGCGGAACTTGCGGTCCGAACTCGTAATTCATGCCCGGCAGCCGCAACCGGCGCTGGAGGTCGCGCAGCAGTTCGGTCCACTCGAGCCGCTTCTCTTGCCCGATCATTCCGGCAAGCTCCATCTGCTGAAACTGCTGGGTACGCGCCTTGATCTCCTGCTCTTCGGTTCGCACCCGGCCGAGGCGCTTCTCGATCTCGAGCTTGCGTGCCGCCGCCGCATCGCGTTCTGCCCGCGCCTTGCCAGTGTCGCCGGTGCTCCAGAGGCCGGCGGCGATCGCCAGGCCGATCAGCAGCGCGACGAGCAGGGCGATCCAAGCGATTTTGCTGGAGTCGCGGGCCGTCAGTTTCATGATGTTACCTTGCGCACGATCTGGATCGTGAACTGGCGCGGGGGCGCGCTTTCCGTCTCCATGTCGCCGCCGCGCAGGGAGCGCCCCGATTCGATATCGAACGGCTGCTGCTGGACGCTGACGTCGCTGTCGCGGTCGACCCGCAATATCTCGACAAAATGCTCGAAGGTGGCCAGCGTCTGTCGTGCCGTTGCGGTCGGCCCGAGGCGAATCGAGCCGCGCAAGGTGATCACTTCGGCCTTGCCGTCGGGCAGTGCCGTGGTCTTGCCGGGTGTCGCGGCGCCCGTTGCC is a window encoding:
- a CDS encoding NAD(P)-dependent glycerol-3-phosphate dehydrogenase is translated as MRITLLGAGAWGTALAIAFAGKNEVTLWSREDDVAVDLQNTRENHRFLPGHKLPAGVRIETDFSVAIAGAELLIIATPIAGLRPTVERLKALNSALPVLWVCKGFEADTGKLPHQVVVEVLGANAVCGALSGPSFAEEVAAGQPTAVTLAANDHQFAVDTARQLHSRRLRVYANDDLVGVEVGGAVKNVLAIATGVCDGLGLGLNSRAALMTRGLAEIARLGVALGAHRDTFMGLAGMGDLILTCTGDLSRNRRVGLALAQNKSLPQILKELGHVAEGVYTAREVVRLANELAVDMPISKVIAAVLDGSVSAGEALELLMARDPKEEAV
- a CDS encoding prepilin-type cleavage/methylation domain-containing protein, whose translation is MLVIVALLTSGLLLGIAAQRNAAENVDAQRQLENIREALLGFAMANGRLPCPAKANLPNTDDDAGKALTPPCDGLLQHGVLPWKTLGLPETDPWGNRFTYTASSTFTKSKLPEALASFTLTDIGNADVKESTAGSTIAADLPAVIVSHGSRAAGAWQTGGNQLPGATGDELENSNATMTFISHTPTDTFDDLVVWIPPSILKAKMVAAGRLP